Proteins encoded together in one Gemmatimonadota bacterium DH-78 window:
- the clpB gene encoding ATP-dependent chaperone ClpB → MNFDRLTVKAGEALQAAASDARRRGNPDIHGVHLLLALLGQEDGIVTPVLQKLGVAVDRVRTRTDEAIERMARTQGGAEPRLSRDLTRALDVAEAEARDLGDEYVSTEHFLLGLCEEKDDAGRILRELGASIDDVRQALEAVRGSHRVTDQTPEDKYQALARFSRDLTDLARRGKLDPVIGRDEEIRRVIKVLARRTKNNPVLIGEPGVGKTAIVEGLAQRMVAGDVPTSLADKTLVALDIGAMLAGAKYRGEFEERMKAVLKEITESNGRFVVFIDELHTMVGAGSAEGAVDAGNMLKPALARGELRMVGATTLDEYRTHIEKDPALERRFQPVFVAPPSVEDAVAILRGLKERYEVHHGVRITDDAILAAVKLSDRYIGGRFLPDKAIDLMDEAGSRLRIEIDSMPQEIDEVERRITQLEIEKQALAREEERAALDRRRAIEAELGELRERSSGMKARWQSEKDAIQRLRNLKEKVDELRVEAERATRTGDLERAAEIQYSEIPGTEQAIGVAQERLAELQQAGKFLKEEVDADDIATVVGEWTGIPVNRLLESERQRLTRLEDHLGERVVGQPEALQAVANAVRRARAGLQDPDRPVGSFIFLGPTGVGKTETARALAEFLFDDERAMVRIDMSEYMEKHAVARLIGAPPGYVGFEDGGQLTEAVRRRPHAVILFDEIEKAHPDVFNVFLQILDDGRLTDSQGRTVDFRNTVVIMTSNIGSQDILEAAEAGDQSRVEERVRSRMHLHFRPEFLNRVDDVIVFHPLGREELARIVRLQLERVSGLARELGVELRVEEPARMRLADEGFDPAFGARPLKRVIQRRVQDPLALLLLEEEVPEGSVVTVDVGDDDGLDFTIRAPSALAPATVGTSEGDSG, encoded by the coding sequence CTGAATTTCGATCGATTGACGGTGAAGGCGGGCGAGGCGTTGCAGGCGGCGGCTTCCGACGCCCGTCGTCGGGGCAACCCCGACATTCATGGCGTACACCTCCTCCTGGCTCTGCTGGGGCAGGAGGACGGCATCGTCACGCCGGTGCTCCAGAAGCTCGGGGTGGCGGTGGATCGGGTGCGCACACGCACCGATGAGGCCATCGAGCGGATGGCCCGCACGCAGGGGGGTGCCGAGCCCCGACTGTCGCGCGATCTGACGCGGGCCCTCGACGTGGCGGAGGCCGAGGCGCGCGATCTGGGGGACGAGTACGTCTCCACCGAACACTTCCTGCTCGGTCTCTGCGAAGAGAAGGACGACGCCGGCCGGATCCTGCGCGAGCTCGGGGCGTCGATCGACGACGTGCGCCAGGCCCTCGAGGCGGTGCGCGGCTCGCACCGGGTGACCGATCAGACTCCGGAGGACAAGTACCAGGCGCTGGCGCGCTTCAGCCGCGACCTCACCGACCTCGCCCGGCGCGGGAAGCTCGATCCGGTGATCGGGCGAGACGAGGAGATCCGGCGGGTGATCAAGGTTCTGGCCCGGCGCACGAAGAACAACCCGGTGCTGATCGGCGAGCCGGGGGTCGGGAAGACGGCCATCGTCGAGGGGCTCGCTCAGCGGATGGTGGCGGGCGACGTACCCACCTCGCTGGCCGACAAGACGTTGGTCGCGCTCGACATCGGGGCGATGCTCGCCGGCGCGAAGTACCGCGGGGAATTCGAGGAGCGAATGAAGGCGGTGCTCAAGGAGATCACCGAGAGCAATGGCCGTTTCGTGGTGTTCATCGACGAGTTGCACACCATGGTCGGTGCCGGCAGCGCGGAGGGGGCCGTCGACGCGGGCAACATGCTCAAGCCGGCCCTCGCCCGCGGCGAACTCCGGATGGTGGGCGCCACCACTCTCGACGAGTACCGCACGCACATCGAGAAGGACCCGGCCCTCGAACGCCGCTTCCAGCCCGTCTTCGTGGCCCCCCCCTCGGTCGAGGACGCGGTCGCGATCCTGCGAGGCCTCAAGGAGCGGTACGAGGTGCACCACGGCGTGCGCATCACCGACGACGCGATTCTGGCGGCGGTCAAGCTGTCGGACCGCTACATCGGCGGTCGCTTCCTGCCCGACAAGGCGATCGACCTCATGGACGAGGCGGGGAGCCGGTTGCGGATCGAGATCGACTCCATGCCGCAGGAGATCGACGAGGTGGAGCGCCGGATCACCCAGCTCGAGATCGAGAAGCAGGCCCTCGCTCGCGAGGAGGAGCGCGCGGCCCTCGACCGGCGCCGGGCGATCGAGGCCGAACTCGGTGAGCTTCGGGAACGGTCGAGCGGCATGAAGGCGCGCTGGCAGAGCGAGAAGGACGCCATTCAGCGCCTCCGCAACCTGAAGGAGAAGGTGGACGAACTGCGGGTGGAGGCCGAGCGGGCGACGCGCACGGGAGATCTCGAGCGCGCCGCGGAGATCCAGTACTCCGAGATTCCGGGCACGGAGCAGGCGATCGGCGTGGCGCAGGAGCGGCTCGCCGAGTTGCAGCAGGCGGGGAAGTTCCTCAAGGAGGAAGTGGACGCCGACGACATCGCCACGGTCGTGGGCGAGTGGACCGGCATTCCGGTCAATCGCCTCCTGGAGTCGGAGCGGCAGCGGCTCACCCGGCTCGAGGACCATCTCGGCGAGCGGGTGGTGGGCCAGCCCGAGGCGCTTCAGGCCGTCGCCAACGCGGTGCGGCGTGCGCGGGCCGGCCTGCAGGATCCCGATCGGCCGGTGGGCTCGTTCATCTTCCTCGGCCCCACCGGGGTGGGGAAGACCGAGACGGCCCGCGCCCTCGCGGAGTTTCTCTTCGACGACGAGCGGGCGATGGTCCGGATCGACATGTCGGAGTACATGGAGAAGCACGCGGTGGCGCGCCTGATCGGAGCGCCTCCCGGCTATGTGGGATTCGAGGATGGCGGGCAGCTTACCGAGGCGGTTCGTCGGCGTCCGCACGCCGTGATCCTCTTCGACGAGATCGAGAAGGCCCACCCGGACGTGTTCAACGTGTTTCTGCAGATTCTCGACGACGGGCGCCTGACCGACAGTCAGGGCCGGACGGTCGACTTTCGAAACACCGTGGTCATCATGACCTCCAACATCGGCAGCCAGGACATTCTCGAGGCGGCCGAAGCCGGTGATCAGAGTCGGGTGGAGGAGCGGGTACGGAGTCGCATGCACCTGCATTTCCGACCCGAGTTCCTCAACCGCGTCGACGACGTGATCGTCTTCCACCCCCTCGGCCGGGAAGAGCTGGCCCGGATCGTCCGGCTGCAGCTCGAGCGGGTGTCGGGGCTGGCGCGCGAGCTCGGGGTGGAGCTGCGCGTGGAGGAGCCCGCCCGGATGCGTCTCGCCGACGAGGGCTTCGACCCGGCGTTCGGGGCGCGCCCGCTCAAGCGGGTGATCCAGCGGCGCGTACAGGATCCGCTGGCTCTCCTCCTGCTCGAGGAGGAGGTGCCCGAGGGGAGTGTGGTGACGGTGGATGTGGGCGACGACGACGGTCTCGACTTCACCATCCGTGCACCCTCCGCGCTCGCCCCGGCAACGGTGGGAACGAGCGAGGGGGATTCGGGTTGA
- the mce gene encoding methylmalonyl-CoA epimerase: protein MTGLPLHHVALAVESLETAVPLYESITGSGSSPIETLATQGVRVTFIGHQLELIEPLEEDSGVGRFLARNGPGLHHIAFTSADLQADLERLAAEGYERIDPVPRPGAFGHRVAFLHPRSTGRVLVELVEEHGVTPP, encoded by the coding sequence ATGACTGGACTTCCGCTGCATCATGTCGCACTGGCCGTCGAATCACTCGAGACGGCCGTTCCACTCTACGAATCCATCACGGGCTCCGGGAGTTCCCCGATCGAGACCCTCGCCACCCAGGGGGTGCGCGTCACCTTCATCGGCCATCAGCTCGAACTGATCGAGCCGCTCGAAGAGGATTCCGGCGTGGGTCGCTTTCTCGCCCGCAACGGCCCCGGACTGCACCACATCGCCTTCACGAGCGCCGATCTCCAAGCCGACCTCGAGCGACTCGCGGCCGAGGGGTACGAGCGCATCGACCCGGTCCCGCGGCCCGGCGCCTTCGGCCACCGAGTGGCCTTCCTCCACCCCCGCTCCACCGGAAGGGTCCTGGTGGAACTCGTGGAGGAGCACGGCGTCACCCCCCCGTGA
- the trxA gene encoding thioredoxin translates to MADSQNVLTVTDTNFSEEVEQAGDLTMVDFWATWCGPCRIIAPVVEQLADEYADKGLKVGKLDVDENPNTAARFGVRSIPTVLFFRNGEVVDRLVGAMPKPHFDQKIEALLGA, encoded by the coding sequence ATGGCCGACAGCCAGAATGTCCTCACCGTGACGGACACCAACTTCAGCGAAGAGGTCGAGCAGGCCGGCGACCTCACCATGGTCGACTTCTGGGCGACCTGGTGCGGCCCGTGCCGGATCATCGCCCCGGTGGTCGAGCAGCTCGCCGACGAGTATGCCGACAAGGGCCTCAAGGTCGGGAAGCTCGACGTGGACGAGAACCCGAACACCGCGGCGCGCTTCGGCGTGCGGTCCATCCCGACCGTGCTCTTCTTCCGCAATGGCGAGGTGGTCGACCGGCTCGTGGGCGCGATGCCCAAGCCGCACTTCGATCAGAAGATCGAGGCGCTCCTGGGCGCCTGA
- the rsmI gene encoding 16S rRNA (cytidine(1402)-2'-O)-methyltransferase, with translation MSTLYVVSTPIGNLDDLTPRAAAALAGADRVLAEDTRRTSILLRHIGARTPMVALHEHNEASRVERVTRWLDAGETLALVSDAGTPLVSDPGSRLVGAVVEAGHEVVPVPGASAVLAALVASALPADRFAFLGFMPRRGGDRAATLARIADSAETTVVFESPERLETLLVDLAARCGEGRPAAVARELTKVHETVRRGTLAELLGYYQVEPARGEVTVVVSPAPPVTDDDRLGEARSEARRLLDEGTKPSRAAREVARRTGLSRNRAYELVQLLQDEG, from the coding sequence ATGTCGACGCTCTACGTGGTCTCCACCCCGATCGGGAATCTCGACGATCTCACGCCCCGGGCCGCCGCCGCGCTGGCCGGGGCGGATCGCGTGCTCGCGGAGGACACCCGCCGCACCTCGATCCTGCTGCGGCACATCGGCGCCCGCACGCCCATGGTGGCGCTCCACGAGCACAACGAGGCGTCGCGGGTGGAGCGGGTGACGCGGTGGCTCGACGCCGGTGAGACGCTCGCCCTCGTGTCGGATGCGGGCACTCCTCTCGTGTCGGATCCAGGATCGAGGCTCGTCGGTGCGGTGGTGGAGGCGGGGCACGAGGTGGTGCCCGTGCCGGGGGCCTCCGCGGTGCTTGCGGCCCTCGTGGCCTCGGCGCTCCCCGCCGACCGGTTCGCCTTCCTGGGGTTCATGCCGCGCAGGGGCGGGGATCGGGCGGCCACCCTCGCGCGGATCGCCGACTCCGCCGAGACGACGGTCGTGTTCGAGTCCCCGGAGCGACTGGAGACGCTTCTGGTCGACCTCGCCGCACGATGCGGGGAGGGGCGGCCCGCCGCCGTGGCGCGCGAGCTCACGAAGGTGCACGAGACGGTGCGGCGAGGAACCCTCGCGGAACTGCTCGGCTACTATCAGGTTGAGCCCGCGCGCGGCGAGGTGACCGTGGTCGTGTCACCGGCGCCCCCGGTCACCGACGACGATCGGCTGGGCGAGGCGCGCAGCGAGGCCCGGCGGCTGCTCGACGAGGGCACGAAACCGAGTCGGGCGGCGCGCGAGGTGGCGCGGCGGACGGGGCTGTCCCGCAATCGCGCGTACGAACTGGTGCAACTTCTACAGGACGAAGGATGA
- a CDS encoding DUF4159 domain-containing protein, translating into MTVAALLFIAALAPASAPPATVDSVTIARLRYDGGGDWYADPSSLPNLLEALSERTGIPVSRREVVVSALDPGLRDHPYLYMTGHGNVRFSAPERAALRGYLLDGGFLHVDDNYGLDESFRREIAALFPDRELAEIPPDHPVFHGLYDLPEGLPKVHEHDGGAPQAFGIFDDGRLMVFYSYESDLGDGWEDEATHDNPAEVREAALRMGVNLFLYALAGGRGT; encoded by the coding sequence ATGACGGTAGCCGCACTGCTCTTCATCGCCGCACTGGCGCCTGCGTCGGCTCCGCCGGCTACCGTCGACTCCGTGACCATCGCCCGCCTCCGCTACGACGGTGGGGGCGACTGGTATGCCGATCCCTCGTCGCTCCCCAACCTGCTCGAGGCCCTCTCCGAGCGCACCGGCATTCCCGTGTCGCGTCGCGAGGTGGTGGTGTCGGCGCTCGATCCGGGGCTGCGCGACCATCCGTACCTCTACATGACGGGGCACGGCAACGTCCGCTTCTCGGCGCCGGAGCGGGCGGCGCTGCGGGGGTATCTGCTCGACGGTGGCTTCCTGCACGTGGATGACAACTACGGCCTCGACGAGTCGTTCCGCCGCGAGATCGCGGCGCTCTTCCCGGACCGCGAGCTCGCCGAGATTCCGCCCGACCACCCGGTCTTCCACGGGCTCTACGACCTGCCCGAGGGACTCCCGAAGGTGCACGAGCACGACGGCGGCGCGCCCCAGGCGTTCGGGATCTTCGACGACGGCCGGCTGATGGTCTTCTACAGCTACGAGAGCGATCTCGGCGACGGCTGGGAGGACGAGGCCACGCACGACAATCCGGCCGAGGTGCGGGAGGCCGCCCTCCGGATGGGTGTGAACCTGTTCCTGTACGCGCTCGCCGGGGGGAGGGGCACATGA
- a CDS encoding asparagine synthetase B: MRALSTALLLGVLAATPVTGQNLLVPMDRQQTDHLKAYGLTYWVLERGEQAEWLLNYRGGSFLLPDQEGVRREAMLRGVRFDALGAADVARIRGTVAEGNMEAVPLEKAPEIAVYTPPNSTPWDDAVTMALEYAGIPYAQIWDEEVVTGGLSDYDWLHLHHEDFTGQYSKFFLTYSGAGWLQDEVARNQEVAARLGFSDVPALKKGVAEAIRQYVVDGGFVFAMCSAPETLELALAAGPVDIAAPYSDGTPVDPRASQMLDWARTLAFENAELQTSPSVNAFSDIDGHQVNTPWRKELGVYTLFDFSAKFDPVPAMLTQNHEAVLPDFYGLTTSFHVDRLKPGTIVLAQEGEWAKYVHGNLGEGTFTYFGGHDPEDPEHQIGDPATDLALHPSSPGYRLILNNVLFPAAKKQKLKT; this comes from the coding sequence ATGAGGGCATTGTCGACGGCGTTGCTTCTGGGTGTGCTTGCGGCGACCCCGGTCACCGGACAGAACCTGCTGGTCCCGATGGACCGACAGCAGACCGACCATCTCAAGGCGTACGGGCTCACCTACTGGGTGCTCGAGCGCGGTGAGCAGGCCGAGTGGCTCCTCAACTACCGGGGGGGATCGTTCCTGCTCCCGGACCAGGAGGGGGTGCGACGCGAGGCGATGCTGCGAGGGGTGCGCTTCGACGCGCTGGGTGCCGCCGACGTCGCGCGCATCCGCGGAACCGTGGCCGAGGGCAACATGGAGGCGGTGCCGCTCGAGAAGGCGCCCGAGATCGCGGTGTACACCCCGCCCAACTCCACACCCTGGGACGACGCCGTGACGATGGCCCTCGAGTACGCGGGCATTCCCTACGCCCAGATCTGGGACGAGGAGGTGGTCACCGGGGGGCTGTCGGACTACGACTGGCTCCACCTTCACCACGAGGACTTCACCGGGCAGTACTCGAAGTTCTTCCTCACCTATTCGGGGGCGGGGTGGCTGCAGGACGAGGTGGCGCGCAACCAGGAGGTGGCGGCGCGCCTCGGATTCAGCGACGTACCGGCGCTGAAGAAGGGAGTGGCCGAGGCCATTCGACAGTACGTGGTCGACGGCGGCTTCGTCTTCGCCATGTGCTCGGCTCCCGAGACGCTCGAGCTCGCCCTCGCGGCGGGCCCGGTCGACATCGCGGCCCCCTATTCGGACGGCACTCCGGTGGACCCGAGGGCGTCGCAGATGTTGGACTGGGCGCGCACCCTCGCCTTCGAGAATGCCGAGCTCCAGACGTCGCCGTCGGTGAACGCCTTCAGCGACATCGACGGGCACCAGGTGAACACCCCCTGGAGAAAGGAGCTCGGGGTGTACACCCTCTTCGACTTCTCGGCGAAGTTCGACCCCGTGCCGGCCATGCTCACCCAGAACCACGAGGCCGTGCTCCCCGACTTCTACGGGCTCACCACCTCGTTTCACGTGGATCGGCTCAAGCCGGGCACGATCGTGCTGGCGCAGGAAGGGGAGTGGGCGAAGTACGTGCACGGCAACCTGGGGGAGGGCACCTTCACCTACTTCGGCGGTCACGATCCCGAGGATCCGGAGCACCAGATCGGTGATCCGGCCACCGACCTCGCGTTGCACCCGTCGTCTCCGGGCTACCGCCTGATCCTGAACAACGTGCTCTTCCCCGCGGCGAAGAAGCAGAAGCTCAAGACGTGA
- a CDS encoding helicase C-terminal domain-containing protein, with amino-acid sequence MSRTAPDPADALAGLDGLDTEGSAPPRPRPGEVELRLAPEAAERMRAEIARAGGREVCFLASVTPERVVVDPRAVARGNHAAVLAAARDEPEGGVMIHNHPSGVLEPSDADLGVASHLWDEGLGTAITDNAVSRLYVVVEPPRPRVRTPLDPDGLEALVAPGGALSGRHGGYEDRPGQREMIRAVAERYNDGGVLLVEAGTGTGKSLAYLLPAARWALDNDERTVVSTATINLQSQLAEKDLPLVARLLEGEDASRESLTGEDRGLTWALVKGRGNYVSIRRLDLARLGAPELFEDDRSRELEALREWVQTTDDGSLADLPAVPSPEVWDEVRSDPDICLRSRCPHFQECFYQRSRRRAAQARILVVNHHLLFTDLAVRRATGNWTQSAVLPAWGRVVLDEAHNVEDAATSHMGVEVTRSGLYRTLSRLDRRGKGVLSAIQDEVKTLGDFGAEMRRRIEERGRPAVDEVRVALDLFFDEVEPLVGGARPGEGEAVRIAAPPPEVPGEVRSPMLREQVIDEPVARPEVAERLRSLLDRLQRLERELGHLRRRIEDHDEPSAGLEGRLLDLRSAERRTSAAQVALKLVLEPGDRADEYVRWLEMRGRGRRRNLALSAAPIELGPVLREALWARADTAVLSSATLTTRGRFDFLRGRLGLDPAGLADLEHPPEVAEAVVASPFDFSTQAMLVVPTDLPPVADTGALDRATARVVDRLARHTGGGIFVLFTSYRSLRAVADLLRAGGVDRSWPLFVHGEEDRGRLLRGFVEHGDGILLGTASFWEGVDVPGDPLRALVIQKLPFRVPSEPVTAARVEALEAKGANAFWDYMLPLAALRLKQGFGRLVRNRDDRGAVILMDDRIIRKRYGRYLRDSLPDAPLRKGPWAEMDGLVRRFYEP; translated from the coding sequence GTGAGTCGGACCGCACCGGATCCCGCCGACGCCCTGGCGGGGCTGGACGGCCTCGACACCGAAGGTTCGGCCCCACCGCGTCCGCGTCCGGGCGAGGTGGAGTTGCGGCTGGCCCCCGAGGCGGCGGAGCGGATGCGCGCCGAGATCGCGCGGGCCGGCGGGCGGGAGGTGTGCTTCCTGGCGTCGGTCACTCCCGAGCGGGTGGTGGTGGATCCGCGGGCCGTGGCGCGGGGCAATCACGCCGCCGTACTCGCCGCCGCCCGCGACGAGCCGGAGGGCGGGGTGATGATTCACAATCACCCCTCCGGCGTGCTCGAACCCTCCGACGCGGATCTCGGCGTGGCGTCGCACCTCTGGGACGAGGGGCTCGGCACGGCGATCACCGACAATGCGGTGTCGCGCCTGTACGTGGTGGTGGAGCCGCCCCGGCCGCGGGTCCGGACCCCTCTGGATCCCGACGGGCTCGAGGCGCTGGTGGCGCCGGGGGGCGCCCTCTCGGGCCGACACGGCGGATACGAGGACCGGCCGGGACAGCGCGAGATGATCCGGGCGGTCGCCGAGCGCTACAACGACGGGGGCGTGCTGCTCGTCGAGGCGGGCACCGGCACCGGAAAGTCGCTGGCCTACCTGCTGCCCGCGGCGCGCTGGGCGCTCGACAACGACGAGCGGACCGTGGTCTCCACCGCCACGATCAACCTGCAGTCGCAGCTGGCCGAGAAGGACCTGCCCCTCGTGGCCCGCCTGCTCGAGGGGGAGGACGCTTCCCGCGAGTCGCTCACCGGAGAGGACAGGGGCCTCACCTGGGCCCTCGTGAAGGGGCGCGGCAACTACGTCAGCATCCGCCGCCTGGATCTCGCGCGGCTCGGGGCACCGGAGCTGTTCGAAGACGACCGCTCCCGCGAGCTCGAGGCGCTCCGGGAGTGGGTGCAGACCACCGACGACGGCTCGCTGGCCGACCTCCCGGCGGTGCCTTCGCCGGAGGTGTGGGACGAGGTGAGGAGCGATCCCGACATCTGTCTGCGGTCGAGATGCCCCCACTTCCAGGAGTGCTTCTACCAGCGCTCCCGCCGGCGAGCCGCCCAGGCCCGGATCCTGGTCGTGAACCACCACCTGCTGTTCACCGACCTGGCCGTCCGACGGGCGACCGGCAACTGGACCCAGTCGGCCGTGCTCCCCGCCTGGGGGCGGGTGGTGCTCGACGAGGCGCACAACGTGGAGGATGCCGCCACCTCGCACATGGGGGTGGAGGTCACGCGCAGCGGCCTCTACCGCACCCTTTCCCGTCTGGACCGGAGAGGGAAGGGGGTGCTGTCGGCGATTCAGGACGAGGTGAAGACGCTCGGCGATTTCGGCGCCGAGATGCGCCGGCGCATCGAGGAGCGGGGTCGGCCGGCCGTCGACGAGGTCCGGGTCGCCCTCGATCTCTTCTTCGACGAGGTGGAACCCCTCGTGGGCGGTGCGCGGCCCGGCGAAGGGGAGGCGGTGCGCATCGCCGCCCCGCCCCCCGAGGTGCCCGGCGAGGTGCGCAGCCCGATGCTGCGGGAGCAGGTGATCGACGAGCCCGTGGCACGGCCGGAGGTGGCGGAGCGCCTGCGCTCGCTGCTCGATCGTCTGCAACGCCTCGAGCGCGAGCTGGGGCACCTGCGACGACGCATCGAGGATCACGACGAACCCTCGGCGGGGCTCGAGGGCCGGCTGCTGGATCTCCGCAGCGCCGAGCGCCGAACGAGCGCCGCCCAGGTGGCGCTCAAGCTCGTGCTCGAGCCCGGAGATCGGGCCGACGAGTACGTGCGTTGGCTCGAGATGCGGGGGCGCGGGCGCCGGCGCAATCTCGCTCTGTCGGCCGCCCCCATCGAGCTCGGGCCGGTGCTGCGCGAGGCGCTGTGGGCGCGCGCCGATACGGCGGTGCTGTCGTCGGCCACCCTCACCACGCGGGGGCGCTTCGACTTTCTCCGGGGGCGCCTCGGACTCGACCCCGCCGGACTCGCCGACCTCGAGCATCCCCCCGAGGTGGCGGAGGCCGTCGTGGCCTCGCCCTTCGATTTCTCGACCCAGGCGATGCTGGTGGTCCCCACGGATCTGCCGCCGGTGGCCGATACCGGCGCGCTCGATCGGGCCACGGCGCGGGTGGTCGATCGGCTGGCGCGACACACCGGGGGCGGCATCTTCGTGCTCTTCACCTCGTACCGATCGCTCCGCGCGGTGGCCGACCTGCTTCGCGCCGGGGGGGTCGACCGTTCCTGGCCGCTCTTCGTGCACGGCGAAGAGGATCGCGGGCGGCTGCTGCGGGGCTTCGTGGAGCACGGCGACGGCATCCTGCTGGGTACCGCGTCGTTCTGGGAGGGGGTGGACGTACCCGGTGATCCGCTCCGGGCCCTCGTGATCCAGAAGCTGCCCTTCCGGGTGCCGTCCGAGCCGGTGACCGCCGCCCGGGTCGAGGCGCTCGAAGCGAAGGGGGCCAACGCCTTCTGGGACTACATGCTGCCCCTCGCCGCCCTTCGCCTGAAGCAGGGCTTCGGGCGACTCGTCCGCAACCGCGACGACCGGGGTGCGGTGATTCTCATGGACGACCGCATCATCCGGAAGCGCTACGGCCGGTACCTGCGCGACTCCCTTCCCGACGCCCCCCTCCGCAAGGGGCCGTGGGCGGAGATGGACGGGCTGGTGCGACGCTTCTACGAGCCGTAG
- a CDS encoding S8 family peptidase, producing MTSRRGLLPLVLLLGACTASAPPAAPAAPEPAPPAEPPRTSQPAPAPPTSAEVAVDAPLAAAPDAWQLLDLEADRVPGTSATRAWTELLAGREPARTVVVAVIDGGVDTAHVDLRDVLWRNEGEVAGNGADDDDNGYVDDLYGWNFIGGADGRNVEHETLEVTRLHAACLADRPTPGHDCAEIATAYAEASQENAEMLAQLEQVNQVVEAIVPILSGALGGEDPTEERVRGLMPTTPQIGQARQVYLQLADLGATPSDISDAVASYRGRAEYGLNLDFDPRDIVGDDPSDGEERVYGNADVMGPDADHGTHVAGIIGAVRGNGVGIDGMAAPVRLMTLRAVPDGDERDKDVANAIRYAVDNGAHVINMSFGKSFSPRKELVDAAVRYADERGVLMVHAAGNDGADVDVESNFPSPSYADGGRAAHWITVGASNWAVDSLAAPFSNYGRTEVDLFAPGAAILSTLPGDTFDRQDGTSMAAPTVTGAAAVLMAWFPELDAAEVKRILMETAVRFDDAVVPRPGDGEAVPFGTLSVTGGVVNLYEAVRAALSGN from the coding sequence ATGACTTCACGCCGCGGACTGCTGCCTCTCGTGCTCCTGCTCGGCGCCTGCACGGCGTCGGCACCCCCGGCCGCTCCCGCGGCGCCCGAACCGGCCCCGCCCGCCGAGCCCCCCCGGACGTCGCAGCCCGCGCCGGCCCCGCCCACGAGCGCCGAGGTGGCGGTCGATGCGCCACTCGCCGCGGCCCCCGATGCATGGCAGCTGCTCGACCTCGAGGCCGATCGGGTGCCCGGCACCAGCGCGACGCGGGCCTGGACGGAGCTGCTCGCGGGCCGCGAGCCCGCACGCACGGTGGTGGTCGCCGTGATCGACGGCGGGGTCGACACGGCGCACGTCGACCTTCGCGACGTGCTCTGGCGGAACGAGGGCGAGGTGGCCGGAAACGGGGCGGACGACGACGACAACGGGTACGTCGACGATCTCTACGGCTGGAACTTCATCGGCGGTGCGGACGGCCGAAACGTCGAGCACGAGACGCTCGAAGTGACGCGACTCCACGCCGCCTGTCTCGCCGATCGGCCGACGCCGGGCCACGACTGCGCCGAGATCGCCACGGCGTATGCGGAAGCGAGCCAGGAGAACGCCGAGATGCTCGCCCAGCTCGAGCAGGTGAACCAGGTGGTGGAGGCGATCGTGCCGATTCTCAGCGGCGCCCTCGGCGGGGAGGATCCCACCGAGGAGAGGGTTCGCGGCCTCATGCCCACGACGCCGCAGATCGGGCAGGCCCGTCAGGTCTACCTCCAGCTGGCCGACCTGGGCGCCACGCCCTCCGACATCTCCGATGCGGTGGCGTCGTATCGGGGGCGGGCCGAGTACGGACTGAACCTCGACTTCGACCCTCGCGACATCGTCGGTGACGATCCCTCCGACGGCGAGGAGCGAGTCTACGGCAACGCCGACGTGATGGGACCCGATGCGGACCACGGCACCCACGTGGCGGGCATCATCGGCGCCGTGCGCGGCAACGGGGTGGGTATCGACGGCATGGCGGCGCCCGTTCGGCTGATGACGCTTCGGGCGGTGCCCGACGGTGACGAGCGCGACAAGGATGTGGCGAATGCGATCCGCTACGCCGTCGACAACGGCGCCCACGTGATCAACATGAGCTTCGGAAAGTCGTTCTCGCCCCGAAAGGAGTTGGTGGACGCCGCCGTGCGCTACGCCGACGAGCGGGGTGTGCTGATGGTGCACGCCGCGGGCAACGACGGCGCCGATGTCGACGTGGAGTCCAACTTCCCCTCTCCCTCGTACGCCGACGGCGGGCGGGCCGCCCACTGGATCACCGTGGGTGCGTCGAACTGGGCGGTCGACAGCCTCGCCGCACCGTTCTCGAACTACGGGCGCACCGAGGTGGATCTCTTCGCGCCCGGCGCGGCGATCCTCTCCACCCTCCCGGGCGACACCTTCGATCGGCAGGACGGCACGAGCATGGCCGCGCCCACCGTAACGGGCGCCGCCGCGGTGCTGATGGCCTGGTTCCCGGAGCTCGACGCGGCCGAGGTGAAGCGGATCCTGATGGAGACGGCGGTGCGATTCGACGACGCGGTGGTGCCGCGTCCGGGCGACGGCGAGGCGGTGCCCTTCGGCACCCTTTCGGTCACCGGGGGGGTGGTGAACCTCTACGAAGCCGTTCGGGCGGCGCTCTCCGGGAACTGA